Proteins found in one Actinomycetota bacterium genomic segment:
- the rpmH gene encoding 50S ribosomal protein L34 codes for MKRTYQPHNRRRSRTHGFRKRMRTPGGRAVLRRRRQKGRNRLAA; via the coding sequence ATGAAGCGAACGTACCAGCCCCACAACCGACGTCGGAGCCGCACCCACGGCTTCCGCAAGCGCATGCGGACACCCGGCGGCCGCGCCGTCCTGCGCCGCCGTCGCCAGAAGGGCAGGAACCGGCTGGCTGCATGA
- a CDS encoding 16S rRNA (guanine(527)-N(7))-methyltransferase RsmG, translating into MVARETSLIEGLVAAGVDQDSAARAAPDLIRFADLLAEDGVRLGLLGPAERERILARHIIDSAALLPLVGPGPLVDVGSGAGLPGVVLAYLRDEGAILLEASERRCAFLEQVASSDPSIVVVRGRAEEVGRDARWREKAATVVARALAPPPVALELCAPLVAKRGRVVLAAGPSAIGSLEAASATAAELGLGTPVLRRLRVPGATGGGYAIVAVKEEETPQRYPRRTGVPARRPLGGR; encoded by the coding sequence ATGGTAGCACGTGAAACATCGCTCATCGAGGGCCTCGTAGCGGCAGGGGTCGACCAAGACTCGGCAGCGCGCGCGGCGCCCGACCTGATCCGGTTCGCCGACCTCCTCGCCGAGGATGGGGTGCGTCTGGGGCTCCTCGGCCCGGCGGAGCGCGAGCGGATCCTCGCGAGGCACATCATCGACTCCGCCGCCCTCCTCCCGTTGGTGGGCCCAGGCCCCCTCGTGGACGTCGGGTCCGGAGCCGGCCTCCCGGGGGTCGTGCTGGCCTACCTCCGCGACGAGGGCGCGATCCTCCTCGAAGCCTCGGAACGGAGGTGTGCCTTCCTTGAGCAGGTGGCGAGCAGCGATCCGTCGATCGTTGTGGTTCGCGGGCGGGCAGAAGAGGTGGGGCGAGACGCGCGCTGGAGGGAGAAGGCAGCGACCGTGGTGGCCCGGGCCCTCGCGCCGCCCCCGGTCGCCCTTGAGCTGTGCGCCCCACTGGTCGCGAAGCGGGGACGGGTGGTCCTGGCGGCGGGCCCCTCCGCGATCGGGTCCCTGGAGGCGGCGAGCGCAACGGCCGCCGAGCTGGGCCTCGGCACGCCTGTTCTCCGGCGCCTCCGAGTTCCTGGCGCGACCGGGGGCGGATACGCCATAGTCGCTGTGAAAGAGGAGGAGACCCCTCAGAGGTACCCGAGACGAACCGGGGTCCCCGCGCGTCGACCGCTCGGCGGGCGGTAG
- the dnaA gene encoding chromosomal replication initiator protein DnaA: MRVAPNTVQAVWQECLSVVRDRLENPASRAWFEETHPVALTEESITLRAPHTFAKEWLEQRYGGVLTDAVSRATGRSLRIEIVTPPGSVAVQPLPVQTPPQVETAPHAAPQQQEASALSPRYTFDTFVIGASNRFAHAAALAVAEAPASAYNPLFIYGDSGLGKTHLLHAIGSHTQQLFPHMKIKYVSSETFINDFINAIKDERTEAFQRRYRENDLLLIDDIQFLENKERTQEEFFHTFNALHNANRQIIISSDRPPKKIATLEDRLRSRFEWGLITDVQPPELETRIAILRKKAEQGHMNVDEEVIAYIASRVEDSVRELEGALIRVVAFASLNQTQVTMQLAEEVLGHLFPTSGAEPVRVDTIMAEAAAYFGVSVDDLRSSNRSRSLVHARQISMYLVRELTDLSLPKVGEAFGGRDHTTVLHAIKKVARLLPEKKVVYHQIQDLTTRIRKRTGNP; encoded by the coding sequence GTGCGAGTGGCGCCGAACACGGTGCAGGCGGTCTGGCAGGAGTGTCTCAGCGTAGTGCGTGACCGTCTCGAGAATCCGGCCTCCCGAGCCTGGTTCGAGGAGACGCATCCGGTCGCCCTGACCGAGGAGTCGATCACGCTCCGAGCACCTCACACCTTCGCGAAGGAGTGGTTGGAACAGCGGTACGGAGGGGTCCTCACCGACGCAGTCAGCAGGGCGACCGGCCGGAGCCTGCGTATCGAGATCGTGACCCCCCCGGGGAGCGTGGCCGTGCAGCCCCTCCCGGTCCAGACCCCCCCGCAGGTGGAGACCGCCCCTCACGCGGCTCCCCAGCAGCAGGAAGCCTCCGCCCTGAGCCCCCGCTACACCTTCGACACCTTCGTGATCGGAGCCTCGAACCGCTTCGCTCACGCCGCTGCCCTGGCCGTGGCCGAGGCTCCCGCGAGCGCCTACAACCCGTTGTTCATCTACGGGGACTCCGGGCTCGGCAAGACGCACCTCCTGCACGCCATCGGTAGCCATACCCAGCAGCTCTTCCCGCACATGAAGATCAAGTACGTCTCCTCGGAGACCTTCATCAACGATTTCATCAACGCGATCAAGGACGAGCGGACCGAGGCGTTCCAGCGCCGCTATCGCGAGAACGACCTCCTCCTGATCGACGACATCCAGTTCCTCGAGAACAAGGAGCGGACGCAGGAGGAGTTCTTCCACACGTTCAACGCCCTGCACAACGCGAACCGGCAGATCATCATCTCCTCCGACCGGCCTCCCAAGAAGATCGCCACCCTCGAGGACCGGCTCCGCTCCAGGTTCGAGTGGGGGTTGATCACCGACGTCCAGCCGCCCGAGCTCGAGACCCGCATAGCGATCCTTCGCAAGAAGGCAGAGCAGGGCCACATGAACGTGGACGAGGAGGTCATCGCGTACATCGCCTCCCGCGTCGAGGACAGCGTCCGGGAGCTGGAAGGGGCGCTGATAAGGGTGGTCGCCTTCGCTTCGCTCAACCAGACCCAGGTCACGATGCAGCTGGCCGAGGAGGTGCTCGGCCACCTCTTCCCGACCTCGGGAGCCGAGCCCGTCCGGGTGGACACGATCATGGCCGAGGCGGCCGCCTACTTCGGTGTCTCCGTGGACGACCTGCGATCCTCGAACCGCTCCCGGTCCCTGGTCCACGCGCGCCAGATCTCGATGTACCTCGTCCGGGAGCTCACCGACCTGTCCCTGCCCAAGGTGGGGGAGGCCTTCGGCGGCCGCGACCACACGACCGTGCTCCACGCGATCAAGAAGGTCGCCCGGCTCCTACCTGAGAAGAAGGTCGTCTACCACCAGATCCAGGACCTCACCACCCGCATCCGCAAGCGGACGGGGAACCCGTGA
- the yidD gene encoding membrane protein insertion efficiency factor YidD, producing the protein MTPAARLILRLIRLYQDGVSARRAPACRWQPSCSRYAAEAVQRHGALRGTYLATRRLLRCHPLRPGGVDLVPERFTLQAPISQTKAAR; encoded by the coding sequence ATGACGCCAGCGGCGCGCCTGATCCTCCGCCTCATCCGGCTCTACCAGGACGGTGTCTCCGCCAGACGCGCGCCTGCCTGCCGGTGGCAGCCGAGCTGCTCCCGGTACGCCGCAGAGGCGGTCCAGCGGCACGGAGCGCTCCGGGGGACGTACCTGGCGACCCGACGCCTGCTCCGCTGTCACCCGCTCCGCCCCGGCGGGGTCGACCTCGTACCCGAACGCTTCACCCTGCAGGCCCCCATCTCCCAGACGAAGGCGGCTCGCTGA
- a CDS encoding DNA polymerase III subunit beta, giving the protein MKLICPTDELSKALQTVLRSVGARAGIPALSGVLLELDDTQLTLTTTDLEITTRVTLPVTGEAGKLVVPARYLAEIVRNLPSDEVELVTEDGTVRIAGGRARYSLRSLPAEDFPRTEPGDGSTAFTVPGDVLSQALGQVAPAASRDETRPV; this is encoded by the coding sequence ATGAAGCTGATCTGTCCCACCGACGAGCTGTCGAAGGCGCTGCAGACCGTCCTGCGCAGCGTGGGAGCCAGGGCAGGCATACCGGCACTGTCGGGGGTACTGCTCGAGCTCGACGACACCCAGCTGACACTCACCACGACCGACCTCGAGATAACCACCCGAGTGACCCTGCCCGTCACGGGCGAGGCGGGCAAGCTCGTCGTCCCTGCCCGCTACCTGGCGGAGATCGTTCGCAACCTGCCGTCCGACGAGGTCGAGCTCGTCACGGAGGACGGGACGGTGAGGATCGCAGGCGGCCGGGCCCGGTACAGCCTCCGCTCCCTGCCGGCCGAGGACTTCCCGCGGACGGAGCCGGGCGACGGATCGACGGCGTTCACGGTGCCTGGGGACGTGCTCTCTCAGGCTCTCGGACAGGTGGCTCCCGCTGCGTCCCGCGACGAGACGCGTCCGGTG
- a CDS encoding YidC/Oxa1 family membrane protein insertase has product MSALWDQFVDVFANGLETLAGAFSTLGDHRWAAAIIVLTLIVKTLLIPLTVKQVRSQQAMQRIQPEVQRLQKKYAKDRERLAREQQELWKREGVNPLGCMFPMLAQMPIFFAVYHAIRNLSSRQDVEMPFLGLGELTDMTSQNLLGAGGLLLTLMILTQVISTKQLSTTTDPRQQRLFMIMPVFFGFIMMQFPVGLVLYWTTQNIYQFVQQKLMLGRFTKPEEISTKAIEKGASAGVNGNRAGTTKNDRKKKNQNVKRRSR; this is encoded by the coding sequence ATGTCCGCGCTCTGGGACCAGTTCGTCGACGTCTTCGCCAACGGGCTGGAGACCCTCGCCGGTGCCTTCTCGACGCTCGGCGACCATCGCTGGGCGGCCGCGATCATCGTGCTGACCCTGATCGTGAAGACGCTGCTGATCCCCTTGACGGTGAAGCAGGTGAGGTCGCAGCAGGCCATGCAGCGCATCCAGCCCGAGGTCCAGCGGCTGCAGAAGAAGTACGCGAAGGACCGGGAGCGGCTCGCACGCGAGCAGCAGGAGCTGTGGAAGCGGGAGGGCGTGAACCCCCTCGGGTGCATGTTCCCGATGCTGGCCCAGATGCCGATCTTCTTCGCCGTCTACCACGCGATACGCAACCTGAGCTCTCGCCAGGACGTGGAGATGCCGTTCCTGGGCCTCGGGGAGCTGACCGATATGACGAGTCAGAACCTGCTCGGGGCTGGGGGCCTCCTCCTCACGCTGATGATCCTCACCCAGGTGATCAGCACAAAGCAGCTGAGCACCACGACCGACCCACGCCAGCAGAGGCTCTTCATGATCATGCCGGTCTTCTTCGGGTTCATAATGATGCAGTTCCCGGTGGGGTTGGTGCTCTACTGGACCACCCAGAACATCTATCAGTTCGTACAGCAGAAGCTGATGCTCGGGCGGTTCACGAAGCCCGAAGAGATAAGCACGAAAGCGATCGAGAAGGGCGCATCCGCCGGGGTCAACGGCAACCGTGCCGGGACGACGAAGAATGATCGCAAGAAGAAGAACCAGAACGTGAAGCGTCGCTCTCGCTGA
- a CDS encoding Jag N-terminal domain-containing protein produces MPWITKDGRTVEEARAAVVAHLGLPEEDLEVEVLNEGAKGLFGFGGEPAVVRARPRTEAVDVRDAFHDDPSRPPAPLDPEPQVNADVTGSDDGDGTDPDERQEVTQQVALEMVEGILQRMGLSGDVRSRVDGGTVYVEVSGEDMGILIGRGGATLEALQELVRAGVQRRLKARGSVVVDVESYWERRKGGRRSGDRPRANGGAGAPRRTREDPADISEGS; encoded by the coding sequence ATGCCCTGGATCACGAAGGACGGCCGTACGGTCGAGGAGGCGCGCGCGGCGGTCGTCGCCCACCTCGGCCTGCCGGAGGAGGACCTGGAGGTCGAGGTCCTCAACGAAGGCGCGAAGGGACTGTTCGGGTTCGGGGGCGAGCCCGCCGTGGTCCGAGCCCGCCCACGGACGGAGGCGGTCGATGTCCGCGATGCGTTCCACGACGATCCTTCCCGTCCCCCGGCTCCGCTGGACCCAGAACCGCAGGTCAACGCAGATGTCACCGGGTCGGATGACGGCGACGGGACCGACCCGGACGAGCGCCAGGAGGTCACCCAGCAGGTGGCGCTCGAGATGGTCGAGGGGATCCTCCAGAGGATGGGCCTGAGCGGGGACGTCCGCTCCCGGGTGGACGGCGGCACGGTCTACGTCGAGGTCTCAGGCGAGGACATGGGGATCCTCATCGGCCGCGGAGGCGCGACCCTCGAGGCGCTCCAGGAGCTCGTGCGCGCCGGCGTGCAGCGGCGGTTGAAGGCTCGCGGGTCGGTCGTGGTCGACGTCGAATCGTACTGGGAGAGACGCAAGGGGGGGAGGCGCTCCGGCGATCGGCCGCGCGCGAACGGTGGGGCCGGTGCGCCTCGCAGAACGCGCGAGGATCCGGCGGACATCTCCGAGGGGTCCTGA